Proteins encoded within one genomic window of Streptomyces sp. NBC_00523:
- a CDS encoding MFS transporter: MVRHDHPTPVLGTLGLFTVLLGAALPLIDFFIVNVALPTIDHDLAAGPALLELVVAGYGLAYAVLLVLGGRLGDMAGRRRLFLAGIAAFGITSLACGLAPTAWTLVGARVAQGAAAALMLPQVLATIQAATSGHRRARAMSLYGATAGLSMVAGQILGGALVAAAPLSSVFGESAGWRSVFLVNVPVAALGLVLAARAVPETRADRPAPVDVPGTLLLAVSLVTLLAPLTEGRAAGWPLWTWVSLALFPFAAAAFYRVERRADRRGLIPLVPPSLLRLESLRRGLALVVPFSVGFGGFMFVIAVALQQGLELGPAQSGLSMAPMAVAFFAASLAGPRLVRRYGSRVVTAGGLIQAVGVAVLAFTVWRGWPDLGMAGLLPGMAVAGFGQGLQLPVIFRIILSDVPPERAGVGGGVMTTTQQATLTLGVATLGSLFLALVPGWGMRDALIVTLLVQLAAVALTTALSLRLPRTVG, translated from the coding sequence GTGGTGCGGCACGACCATCCCACCCCGGTCCTGGGCACGCTGGGGCTGTTCACCGTGCTGCTGGGCGCGGCCCTTCCCCTGATCGACTTCTTCATCGTCAACGTGGCCCTGCCCACCATCGACCACGACCTGGCGGCGGGCCCGGCCCTGCTGGAACTGGTCGTCGCGGGCTACGGCCTCGCCTACGCCGTGCTGCTGGTCCTCGGCGGGCGGCTCGGTGACATGGCCGGGCGGCGCCGGCTCTTCCTGGCCGGGATCGCCGCCTTCGGGATCACCTCGCTGGCCTGCGGGCTCGCCCCGACCGCCTGGACCCTGGTCGGGGCGCGGGTGGCCCAGGGCGCGGCGGCCGCGCTGATGCTGCCGCAGGTCCTCGCGACCATCCAGGCGGCCACCTCCGGCCACCGCAGGGCCCGGGCGATGAGCCTGTACGGGGCTACGGCCGGGCTCTCCATGGTCGCGGGCCAGATCCTGGGCGGGGCGCTGGTCGCCGCCGCGCCGCTGTCCTCGGTGTTCGGCGAGAGCGCGGGCTGGCGGTCGGTGTTCCTGGTCAACGTGCCCGTCGCGGCGCTCGGTCTGGTGCTGGCGGCGCGCGCGGTCCCGGAGACGCGGGCGGACCGGCCCGCGCCCGTCGACGTACCGGGCACGCTGCTGCTCGCGGTGTCGCTGGTGACGCTGCTGGCCCCGCTCACCGAGGGCCGGGCGGCGGGCTGGCCGCTGTGGACCTGGGTGTCCCTCGCGCTGTTCCCGTTCGCGGCGGCGGCGTTCTACCGGGTGGAGCGGCGGGCGGACCGGCGCGGGCTGATCCCGCTGGTGCCGCCGAGCCTGCTGCGCCTGGAGTCGCTGCGGCGCGGGCTCGCCCTGGTGGTGCCGTTCTCGGTGGGCTTCGGCGGCTTCATGTTCGTCATCGCGGTCGCGCTCCAGCAGGGCCTGGAGCTGGGCCCGGCGCAGTCCGGCCTGTCGATGGCCCCGATGGCGGTGGCCTTCTTCGCGGCCTCGCTGGCCGGTCCCCGGCTGGTGCGGCGGTACGGCAGCCGGGTCGTGACGGCGGGCGGGCTGATCCAGGCGGTGGGCGTGGCGGTGCTCGCGTTCACCGTGTGGCGGGGCTGGCCGGACCTGGGCATGGCGGGGCTGCTGCCCGGGATGGCGGTCGCCGGTTTCGGCCAGGGCCTCCAGCTGCCGGTCATCTTCCGCATCATCCTGTCCGACGTACCGCCGGAGCGGGCCGGGGTGGGCGGCGGGGTGATGACGACGACCCAGCAGGCGACGCTGACCCTGGGCGTGGCGACGCTCGGCTCGCTGTTCCTGGCCCTGGTGCCGGGGTGGGGGATGCGGGACGCCCTGATCGTGACGCTGCTCGTCCAGCTGGCGGCGGTCGCCCTGACGACCGCGCTGAGCCTGCGGCTGCCGCGCACGGTGGGGTGA
- a CDS encoding metal ABC transporter ATP-binding protein: MPEPQHPTREPVIAVRDATATLGARPVLRGVDLTVGRGEVVALLGANGSGKSTAVRSVIGQVPLTGGTVELFGTPLRRFRDWARVGYVPQRTTAAGGVPATIREVVSAGRLSRTRLGLLRKADRAAVDRAIELVGLTDRAKDSVNALSGGQHQRVLIARALAAEPELLIMDEPMAGVDLASQEILAATLREQVAAGTTVLLVLHELGPLEPLIDRAVVLRDGCVLHDGPPPKAVGQHALPGHDHVHPHAASEPVRTGLLS, translated from the coding sequence ATGCCCGAGCCCCAGCACCCCACCCGCGAACCCGTGATCGCCGTACGCGACGCGACCGCCACGCTGGGCGCGCGCCCCGTGCTGCGCGGCGTCGACCTGACCGTGGGCCGGGGCGAGGTCGTCGCCCTGCTCGGCGCCAACGGCTCCGGCAAGTCCACCGCCGTCCGCTCCGTCATCGGACAGGTCCCCCTGACCGGCGGCACCGTCGAGCTCTTCGGCACCCCGCTGCGCCGCTTCCGCGACTGGGCCCGGGTCGGCTACGTACCGCAGCGCACCACCGCGGCCGGCGGCGTGCCCGCCACGATCCGCGAGGTCGTCTCCGCCGGGCGGCTCTCCCGCACCCGGCTCGGCCTCCTCCGCAAGGCCGACCGCGCCGCCGTCGACCGGGCCATCGAGCTCGTCGGCCTCACCGACCGCGCGAAGGACTCGGTGAACGCCCTCTCCGGCGGCCAGCACCAGCGCGTGCTGATCGCCCGCGCGCTCGCCGCCGAACCGGAGCTCCTGATCATGGACGAGCCGATGGCGGGCGTGGACCTGGCCAGCCAGGAGATCCTGGCCGCCACCCTGCGCGAGCAGGTCGCCGCGGGCACCACCGTGCTCCTCGTCCTGCACGAGCTGGGCCCGCTGGAGCCCCTGATCGACCGGGCGGTCGTCCTGCGCGACGGCTGCGTGCTGCACGACGGACCGCCCCCGAAGGCCGTCGGGCAGCACGCCCTGCCCGGCCACGACCACGTACACCCCCACGCGGCTTCCGAGCCCGTCCGGACGGGACTGCTGAGCTGA
- a CDS encoding glycine--tRNA ligase, translating to MAADKIDTIVSLSKRRGFVYPCSEIYGGQKAAWDYGPLGVELKENLKRQWWRYMVTSREDVVGIDSSVILAPEVWVASGHVATFSDPLTECTSCHKRYRADHLEEAYEEKHGKAPANGLADLNCPNCGNKGTFTEPKQFSGLLSTHLGPTQDSGSVAYLRPETAQGIFTNFSQVLTTARKKPPFGIAQMGKSFRNEITPGNFIFRTREFEQMEMEFFVKPGEDEQWQEYWMEQRWNWYTGLGMREENMRWFEHPQEKLSHYSKRTADIEYRFRFGGSEWGELEGVANRTDYDLNAHSKASGTDLSFFDQEKSERYTPFVIEPAAGVGRAMLAFLLDAYSEDEAPNAKGVMEKRAVMRLDPRLAPVKVAVLPLSRNPQLSPKAKGLAAGLRQNWNIEFDDAGAIGRRYRRQDEIGTPFCVTVDFDTLDDNAVTVRERDTMKQERVSLDQIQGYLASRLLGC from the coding sequence GTGGCCGCCGACAAGATCGACACCATCGTCAGCCTGAGCAAGCGCCGTGGCTTCGTCTACCCCTGCAGCGAGATCTACGGTGGTCAGAAGGCCGCCTGGGACTACGGGCCGCTGGGCGTCGAGCTCAAGGAGAACCTGAAGCGCCAGTGGTGGCGCTACATGGTCACCTCCCGCGAGGACGTCGTCGGCATCGACTCGTCGGTCATCCTGGCCCCCGAGGTGTGGGTGGCGTCCGGCCACGTCGCCACGTTCTCGGACCCGCTGACCGAGTGCACCTCCTGCCACAAGCGCTACCGCGCGGACCACCTGGAGGAGGCGTACGAGGAGAAGCACGGCAAGGCGCCCGCCAACGGCCTCGCCGACCTCAACTGCCCCAACTGCGGCAACAAGGGCACCTTCACCGAGCCCAAGCAGTTCTCCGGCCTGCTCTCCACGCACCTCGGCCCGACCCAGGACTCCGGCTCGGTCGCCTACCTGCGCCCCGAGACCGCCCAGGGCATCTTCACCAACTTCTCCCAGGTGCTGACCACCGCGCGCAAGAAGCCCCCGTTCGGCATCGCGCAGATGGGCAAGTCCTTCCGCAACGAGATCACTCCGGGCAACTTCATCTTCCGCACGCGCGAGTTCGAGCAGATGGAGATGGAGTTCTTCGTCAAGCCGGGCGAGGACGAGCAGTGGCAGGAGTACTGGATGGAGCAGCGCTGGAACTGGTACACCGGTCTCGGCATGCGCGAGGAGAACATGCGGTGGTTCGAGCACCCGCAGGAGAAGCTCTCCCACTACTCCAAGCGCACCGCTGACATCGAGTACCGCTTCCGCTTCGGCGGCAGCGAGTGGGGCGAGCTGGAGGGCGTCGCCAACCGCACCGACTACGACCTCAACGCCCACTCCAAGGCGTCGGGCACGGACCTCTCCTTCTTCGACCAGGAGAAGAGCGAGCGCTACACCCCGTTCGTCATCGAGCCCGCAGCCGGTGTCGGCCGCGCGATGCTGGCCTTCCTCCTCGACGCGTACAGCGAGGACGAGGCGCCGAACGCCAAGGGCGTCATGGAGAAGCGCGCCGTGATGCGCCTCGACCCGCGCCTGGCGCCGGTCAAGGTCGCGGTCCTCCCGCTCTCCCGCAACCCGCAGCTCTCGCCGAAGGCCAAGGGCCTCGCCGCCGGCCTCCGGCAGAACTGGAACATCGAGTTCGACGACGCCGGTGCCATCGGCCGCCGCTACCGCCGCCAGGACGAGATCGGTACGCCGTTCTGCGTCACCGTCGACTTCGACACCCTGGACGACAACGCGGTCACCGTCCGCGAGCGCGACACGATGAAGCAGGAGCGCGTCTCCCTGGACCAGATCCAGGGCTACCTCGCCTCCCGCCTGCTCGGCTGCTGA
- a CDS encoding Fur family transcriptional regulator: MATAPISGTNAAPVRGRSTRQRAAVAAALDEVDEFRSAQELHDVLKHRGDSVGLTTVYRTLQSLADAGEVDVLRTTEGESVYRRCSTGEHHHHLVCRMCGKAVEVEGPVVEQWAETIASQHGFVNVAHTVEVFGTCADCASGEN, encoded by the coding sequence GTGGCGACGGCGCCGATCAGTGGTACGAACGCGGCTCCGGTACGCGGCCGCTCGACCCGGCAGCGGGCAGCCGTTGCGGCGGCGCTCGACGAGGTGGACGAGTTCCGCAGCGCCCAGGAGCTGCACGACGTCCTCAAACACCGGGGGGACTCGGTCGGCCTGACGACGGTCTACCGCACCCTCCAGTCCCTCGCGGACGCCGGTGAGGTGGACGTCCTGCGCACCACAGAGGGCGAGTCCGTCTACCGGCGCTGCTCGACCGGCGAGCACCACCACCACCTGGTCTGCCGCATGTGCGGCAAGGCGGTCGAGGTCGAGGGCCCCGTGGTCGAGCAGTGGGCGGAGACCATCGCCAGCCAGCACGGCTTCGTCAACGTGGCACACACGGTCGAGGTCTTCGGCACCTGCGCGGACTGCGCGAGCGGCGAGAACTAG
- a CDS encoding MFS transporter: protein MPELSHRRRMLVLAICCMSLLIVSLDTTALNVALPAMRRELDASVAGMQWTIDAYTLVLASLLMLAGSTADRIGRRKVFMAGLVLFTLGSALCSLAPNLEALIAFRMVQAVGGSMLNPVAMSIITNTFTDPRERARAIGVWGGVVGISMAAGPVVGGGLVDSVGWRSIFWVNLPVGLAALLLTWRYVPESRAHRARRPDPLGQLLVITLLGSLTYAIIEAPQKGWASAEILLFAGLAAAALVGLLVHEPRRADPLIDLRFFHSVPFSGATVIAVSAFAALGGFLFLNTLYLQDVRGLSALDAGLYTLPMAAVVCLLSPLSGRLVASRGPRIPLLIAGGAMAVSGLMLAAFDAETGTVSMFAAYVLFGLGFGSVNAPITNTAVSGMPRSQAGVAAAVASTSRQIGQTLGVAVIGAVLAAGLADPGGSEGFVAASRPGWWIVTGCGLAVLLIGALSSGRWARSTARRTAERLAEPAAEPVAGGPVAQSSAARTIS from the coding sequence ATGCCTGAGCTCAGCCACCGACGGCGGATGCTGGTGCTGGCGATCTGCTGCATGAGCCTGCTGATCGTCAGCCTCGACACCACCGCACTGAATGTCGCCCTGCCCGCCATGCGCCGGGAGCTGGACGCGAGCGTCGCGGGGATGCAGTGGACGATCGACGCGTACACGCTCGTCCTCGCATCCCTGCTGATGCTCGCCGGTTCCACCGCCGACCGGATCGGCCGGCGGAAGGTCTTCATGGCCGGGCTGGTCCTGTTCACCCTGGGTTCGGCGCTCTGCTCGCTGGCGCCGAACCTGGAGGCGCTCATCGCCTTCCGGATGGTGCAGGCCGTGGGCGGCTCGATGCTCAACCCGGTCGCGATGTCGATCATCACCAACACCTTCACCGACCCCCGCGAGCGCGCCCGTGCGATCGGGGTCTGGGGCGGGGTCGTCGGCATCTCGATGGCGGCCGGTCCGGTGGTCGGGGGCGGCCTGGTCGACTCGGTCGGCTGGCGGTCGATCTTCTGGGTCAACCTCCCGGTGGGCCTCGCCGCCCTGCTGCTGACCTGGCGTTACGTCCCCGAGTCGCGCGCCCACCGGGCCCGCCGCCCGGACCCGCTGGGCCAGCTCCTGGTGATCACGCTGCTGGGCTCGCTGACGTACGCGATCATCGAGGCCCCGCAGAAGGGGTGGGCCTCCGCCGAGATCCTGCTCTTCGCCGGACTCGCGGCGGCGGCCCTGGTGGGGTTGCTGGTGCACGAGCCCCGGCGCGCCGATCCGCTGATCGATCTGCGGTTCTTCCACAGCGTTCCGTTCAGCGGTGCCACGGTCATCGCGGTCAGCGCCTTCGCCGCGCTCGGCGGCTTCCTCTTCCTCAACACGCTCTACCTCCAGGACGTCCGGGGGCTGAGCGCGCTGGACGCCGGGCTCTACACGCTGCCCATGGCGGCGGTGGTGTGCCTGCTGTCGCCGCTGTCCGGGCGGCTCGTGGCGAGTCGCGGGCCGCGCATCCCGCTGCTGATCGCGGGCGGTGCGATGGCGGTGAGCGGGCTGATGCTGGCCGCGTTCGACGCGGAGACCGGAACGGTCTCGATGTTCGCCGCGTATGTGCTGTTCGGCCTGGGCTTCGGCTCGGTGAACGCGCCCATCACCAACACCGCCGTCTCCGGCATGCCCCGCTCCCAGGCGGGCGTGGCGGCCGCCGTCGCCTCCACCAGCCGACAGATCGGGCAGACCCTCGGGGTCGCCGTGATCGGCGCGGTCCTGGCGGCGGGGTTGGCGGACCCGGGCGGCTCGGAGGGCTTCGTGGCGGCGAGCCGGCCCGGCTGGTGGATCGTCACCGGCTGCGGGCTCGCCGTCCTGCTGATCGGTGCCCTGAGCAGCGGCCGCTGGGCCCGGTCCACCGCCCGCCGGACGGCGGAGCGGCTGGCGGAACCGGCGGCGGAACCAGTGGCCGGGGGCCCGGTCGCTCAGTCCTCGGCGGCCCGCACCATTTCCTGA
- a CDS encoding metal ABC transporter permease, with translation MEFLDPPFMQRALLAAVLVGVIAPAVGIYLVQRRQALMGDGIGHIAMTGVGLGFLLSTSPVWMATAVAVVGAVVMELIRWYGRTRGDIALAMLFYGGMAGGVLLINLSDTGSNANLTSYLFGSLSTVSSEDITAISLLAAFVLLVTVGLRRQLFAVSQDEEFARVTGLPVRMLNLLIAVTAAVTVTVAMRVVGLLLVSALMVVPVAAAQQITRSFKVTFVLAVVIGVGVTLSGTITSYYQDVPPGATIVLLAIGVFVVLTLLAAPLARRRARRGETEAERCTLEVPGARPAPDDVRV, from the coding sequence ATGGAATTCCTCGACCCTCCCTTCATGCAGCGGGCCCTGCTCGCCGCCGTGCTGGTCGGCGTCATCGCGCCCGCCGTCGGCATCTACCTCGTGCAGCGCCGGCAGGCCCTGATGGGCGACGGCATCGGCCACATCGCGATGACCGGTGTCGGCCTCGGCTTCCTGCTCTCCACCAGCCCGGTCTGGATGGCCACCGCCGTCGCCGTCGTGGGCGCGGTCGTCATGGAGCTGATCCGCTGGTACGGCCGCACCCGCGGCGACATCGCGCTGGCCATGCTCTTCTACGGGGGCATGGCGGGCGGTGTCCTGCTGATCAACCTCTCCGACACCGGCTCGAACGCCAACCTGACCTCGTACCTCTTCGGCTCGCTGTCCACGGTCTCCTCCGAGGACATCACCGCGATCTCGCTGCTCGCCGCGTTCGTGCTGCTGGTGACGGTGGGGCTGCGGCGGCAGCTGTTCGCGGTCAGCCAGGACGAGGAGTTCGCCCGGGTGACCGGCCTGCCGGTGCGGATGCTGAACCTGCTCATCGCGGTCACCGCCGCCGTGACCGTCACGGTCGCCATGCGGGTCGTGGGGCTGCTGCTGGTCAGCGCCCTGATGGTGGTCCCGGTCGCCGCCGCGCAGCAGATCACCCGGTCCTTCAAGGTGACGTTCGTGCTCGCCGTCGTCATCGGCGTCGGTGTCACTCTTTCCGGCACCATCACCTCGTACTACCAGGATGTCCCGCCCGGCGCGACGATCGTGCTGCTGGCCATCGGCGTCTTCGTCGTCCTGACGCTGCTCGCCGCCCCGCTCGCCCGCCGCCGGGCCCGGCGCGGCGAGACCGAGGCGGAGCGGTGCACCCTGGAAGTACCGGGGGCCCGCCCGGCACCGGACGACGTCCGAGTCTGA
- a CDS encoding DUF6243 family protein, whose translation MAKSRNNLLGVGGQRKKLSRTGAQGAGPAGEAADRRSAADQKQELLRKMRERAAGTEQPEAAEAEAEAPEAPAQS comes from the coding sequence ATGGCCAAGAGCCGCAACAACCTCCTCGGCGTCGGCGGACAGCGCAAGAAGCTGTCCCGCACCGGGGCGCAGGGGGCCGGCCCCGCCGGAGAGGCCGCCGACCGCAGGTCGGCCGCCGACCAGAAGCAGGAGCTGCTCCGCAAGATGCGGGAGCGGGCCGCAGGCACCGAGCAGCCGGAGGCCGCGGAGGCCGAGGCCGAGGCCCCGGAGGCCCCGGCGCAGAGCTGA
- the recO gene encoding DNA repair protein RecO, producing MSLFRDDGVVLRTQKLGEADRIITLLTRGHGRVRAVARGVRRTKSKFGARLEPFSHVDVQFFARGSELVGRGLPLCTQSETIAPYGGGIVTDYGRYTAGTAMLETAERFTDHEGEPAVQQYLLLVGGLRTLARGEHEPHLILDAFLLRSLAVNGYAPSFDDCARCGLPGPNRFFSVAAGGIVCGDCRVPGSVVPSAEAVALLSALLTGDWETADACEARHVREGSGLVSAYLHWHLERGLRSLRYVEK from the coding sequence ATGAGCTTGTTCCGGGACGACGGCGTGGTGCTGCGCACGCAGAAGCTGGGCGAGGCCGACCGGATCATCACGCTGCTGACCCGGGGCCACGGCCGGGTGCGCGCCGTCGCGCGCGGGGTGCGCCGCACCAAGTCGAAGTTCGGGGCCCGCCTGGAGCCGTTCTCCCATGTGGACGTGCAGTTCTTCGCACGGGGCAGCGAGCTGGTCGGGCGCGGTCTTCCGCTGTGCACCCAGAGCGAGACGATCGCCCCGTACGGCGGCGGGATCGTCACGGACTACGGGCGCTACACCGCCGGGACCGCGATGCTGGAGACCGCCGAGCGCTTCACCGACCACGAGGGCGAACCGGCGGTCCAGCAGTACCTGCTGCTGGTGGGCGGGCTGCGCACACTGGCCCGGGGCGAGCACGAGCCGCATCTGATCCTGGACGCCTTCCTGCTGCGCTCCCTCGCGGTCAACGGCTACGCCCCCAGCTTCGACGACTGCGCCCGCTGCGGTCTGCCCGGACCGAACCGTTTTTTCTCCGTGGCGGCGGGCGGCATCGTATGCGGCGACTGCCGGGTGCCCGGCAGCGTCGTACCCTCGGCTGAGGCCGTCGCCCTGCTGAGCGCGCTGCTCACCGGCGACTGGGAGACGGCGGACGCGTGCGAGGCGCGTCATGTCAGGGAGGGGAGCGGGCTGGTGTCCGCGTATCTGCACTGGCATCTGGAGCGCGGGCTGCGTTCACTGCGGTACGTAGAGAAGTGA
- a CDS encoding isoprenyl transferase — translation MAVRGMLGGRNRRDHKTPEPHPSGAVPPKIPGELVPKHVAIVMDGNGRWAKERGLPRTEGHKVGEAVVMDVLKGCIEMGVKNLSLYAFSTENWKRSPEEVKFLMNFNRDVIRRRRDEMDELGIRIRWVGRMPKLWKSVVQELQVAQEQTKDNDKMTLYFCVNYGGRAEIADAAQRIAQDVAAGRLDPSKVNEKTFAKYIYYPDMPDVDLFVRPSGEQRTSNYLIWQSAYAEMVFQDVLWPDFDRRDLWRACLEFAQRDRRFGGAEEVAASGS, via the coding sequence ATGGCAGTACGCGGGATGCTCGGCGGCCGTAACCGGCGCGACCACAAGACCCCGGAGCCGCACCCGTCCGGTGCCGTGCCCCCGAAGATCCCCGGTGAGCTGGTGCCCAAGCACGTCGCCATCGTGATGGACGGCAACGGCCGCTGGGCGAAGGAGCGCGGTCTGCCGCGCACCGAGGGGCACAAGGTCGGCGAGGCCGTCGTCATGGACGTGCTCAAGGGCTGCATCGAGATGGGCGTCAAGAACCTCTCGCTGTACGCCTTCTCGACGGAGAACTGGAAGCGGTCCCCGGAGGAGGTGAAGTTCCTGATGAACTTCAACCGGGACGTCATCCGCCGCCGCCGTGACGAGATGGACGAGCTGGGCATCCGGATCCGCTGGGTGGGCCGCATGCCCAAGCTGTGGAAGTCCGTCGTCCAGGAGCTCCAGGTCGCCCAGGAGCAGACCAAGGACAACGACAAGATGACGCTGTACTTCTGCGTCAACTACGGCGGCCGGGCGGAGATCGCGGACGCCGCGCAGCGGATCGCGCAGGACGTCGCCGCCGGGCGGCTCGACCCGTCGAAGGTCAACGAGAAGACGTTCGCGAAGTACATCTACTACCCGGACATGCCGGACGTGGACCTGTTCGTGCGCCCCAGCGGCGAGCAGCGCACCTCGAACTACCTGATCTGGCAGAGCGCGTACGCCGAGATGGTCTTCCAGGACGTGCTGTGGCCCGACTTCGACCGCCGTGACCTGTGGCGCGCCTGTCTGGAATTCGCCCAGCGCGACCGCCGCTTCGGCGGCGCCGAGGAGGTCGCGGCCTCGGGGAGCTGA
- a CDS encoding MmyB family transcriptional regulator, with product MTTMATPLTQPAAPGVSEPDIRRHELANFLRSRRERITPEQVGLVRGRRRRTPGLRREEVAQLSAVGVTWYTWLEQARDIQVSPQVLDALARALLLDRSERSHLFSLAAAIDPAPGTDCPHVTPALRAMLRQLEPIPACVQNSRYDILAHNRTYGRLLCDLEEVAPGDRNVMLLAHTNEQWRASVMDTAEVTRYITAKFRAAMAEHLAEPAWKELLGRLEAASEEFRENWARHEVVGAGSRSKVFRNAWVGMLRVETTDLWLGPSAGPRLVSYTPRDDETYERLARLQEMVRAAED from the coding sequence ATGACGACGATGGCGACGCCCCTGACGCAGCCGGCCGCCCCCGGCGTGAGCGAGCCCGACATCCGGCGGCACGAGCTGGCGAACTTCCTGCGCAGCCGCCGCGAGCGGATCACCCCCGAGCAGGTCGGCCTCGTCCGGGGCCGCCGCCGGCGCACCCCGGGGCTGCGCCGCGAGGAGGTCGCCCAGCTCTCCGCCGTCGGCGTCACCTGGTACACCTGGCTCGAACAGGCCCGGGACATCCAGGTCTCGCCCCAGGTCCTCGACGCCCTCGCGCGCGCCCTGCTGCTGGACCGCAGCGAGCGCAGCCACCTCTTCTCGCTCGCCGCGGCCATCGACCCGGCACCCGGCACCGACTGCCCGCACGTCACCCCGGCGCTGCGGGCCATGCTGCGGCAGCTGGAGCCGATCCCCGCCTGCGTGCAGAACAGCCGGTACGACATCCTCGCCCACAACCGCACGTACGGGCGGCTCCTCTGCGACCTGGAGGAGGTCGCGCCCGGGGACCGCAACGTCATGCTGCTCGCCCACACCAACGAGCAGTGGCGGGCCTCGGTCATGGACACCGCCGAGGTGACCCGCTACATCACCGCCAAGTTCCGCGCGGCCATGGCGGAACACCTCGCGGAGCCCGCCTGGAAGGAGCTGCTGGGGCGCCTGGAGGCGGCCTCCGAGGAGTTCCGCGAGAACTGGGCCCGGCACGAGGTCGTCGGGGCGGGCAGCCGGTCCAAAGTCTTCCGCAACGCCTGGGTCGGGATGCTGCGCGTCGAGACCACCGACCTCTGGCTCGGCCCCTCGGCCGGACCGCGCCTGGTCAGCTACACGCCCCGGGACGACGAGACGTACGAGCGGCTGGCCCGCCTTCAGGAAATGGTGCGGGCCGCCGAGGACTGA
- a CDS encoding metal ABC transporter substrate-binding protein: protein MNIRRLIPAAAVTGAVALGLTAVTACSSSDTSDHKGDGRLDVVASFYPMQFLAERIGGDHVSVTSLTKPGVEPHDLELSPRQTGRLSDADFILYLKGLQPAVDEAIKQSGASHTLDAATLTSLEDHGTETGGEEHGHEHEGDEAGADPHIWLDPVKYTEVAKGVGKSLEKTDPDHAADYRKNTDALVKELGALDTAYRTGLKNTATKTFITTHSAFGYLAERYGLTQEGIAGIDPEAEPSPARISALHSIAEKKKVTTVFFETLASDKTAKTVARDTGLKTDVLDPLEGITDKSKGDDYIEVMKSNLTALRSALGAK, encoded by the coding sequence ATGAACATACGCCGCCTCATACCGGCCGCCGCCGTCACCGGCGCGGTCGCGCTCGGTCTCACCGCCGTCACCGCCTGCTCGTCGTCCGACACCTCCGACCACAAGGGCGACGGCCGGCTGGACGTGGTGGCGTCCTTCTATCCGATGCAGTTCCTGGCCGAGCGCATAGGCGGCGACCACGTCTCGGTCACCAGCCTCACCAAGCCCGGCGTGGAGCCCCACGACCTGGAGCTCAGTCCCCGGCAGACCGGCAGGCTCAGCGACGCGGACTTCATCCTCTACCTCAAGGGCCTCCAGCCCGCCGTCGACGAGGCGATCAAGCAGTCCGGCGCCTCCCACACCCTCGACGCCGCGACGCTGACCTCGCTGGAGGACCACGGCACCGAGACCGGCGGCGAGGAGCACGGCCACGAGCACGAGGGCGACGAGGCCGGTGCCGACCCGCACATCTGGCTGGACCCGGTGAAGTACACCGAGGTCGCCAAGGGCGTCGGGAAGTCCCTGGAGAAGACCGACCCGGACCACGCGGCGGACTACCGCAAGAACACCGACGCGCTGGTCAAGGAGCTGGGCGCGCTCGACACCGCGTACCGGACCGGGCTGAAGAACACCGCGACGAAGACGTTCATCACCACGCACTCCGCCTTCGGCTACCTCGCCGAGCGCTACGGGCTGACCCAGGAGGGCATCGCCGGCATCGACCCCGAGGCCGAGCCCAGCCCCGCCCGCATCAGCGCCCTGCACTCCATCGCCGAGAAGAAGAAGGTCACCACCGTCTTCTTCGAGACGCTCGCCAGCGACAAGACCGCGAAGACCGTCGCCCGGGACACCGGACTGAAGACCGACGTCCTGGATCCGCTGGAGGGAATCACGGACAAGTCCAAGGGCGATGACTACATCGAGGTCATGAAGTCCAACCTCACCGCCCTGCGCTCGGCGCTCGGCGCGAAGTGA